A region from the Triticum aestivum cultivar Chinese Spring chromosome 3D, IWGSC CS RefSeq v2.1, whole genome shotgun sequence genome encodes:
- the LOC123076185 gene encoding uncharacterized protein, with amino-acid sequence MRAIEEEVEDGAARSGDGKGGDERRGYRPKAADNNINNRESIFKYLPEQYLATSIKKSKLMGTNGRAGKKEKQSKYGAMGLLIGIRRINTDLLRGAISWEGARRSTATFAPEKVCIYRPSGAQIPNKLRSVNHQPSLKPRSKKPRTQPAEEQGVAVAEKEAVAVEKWDEERKREAALQGAEKEAAQRGGEKEPQVAQDHEMESTEEEGGHFLPPRMAATTMAVSKTAIERRCSTDGSDGPRRLSPEEDAELPAPLNLSRGKDADGDDYGAGLFNGGRSDLPAGEMGGKGKSLASCSCVSRRGPDRVAAPKREKTSLYKTDISCI; translated from the exons GTTATCGGCCAAAGGCTGCcgacaacaacatcaacaacaggGAATCAATATTCAAGTACTTGCCGGAGCAATATCTTGCCACGTCGATCAAGAAGAGTAAACTCATGGGCACCAACGGCAGGGCTGGTAAGAAGGAAAAACAGAGCAAGTATGGTGCAATGGGGCTGCTCATCGGGATCAGACGAATCAACACCGATCTACTGAGAGGTGCCATTAGTTGGGAAGGTGCACGTCGCTCCACGGCA ACATTTGCCCCCGAAAAAGTATGTATATATAGGCCATCCGGTGCCCAAATCCCCAACAAACTCCGCAGCGTCAATCACCAGCCTTCTTTGAAGCCGCGCAGCAAGAAACCAAGAACACAACCGGCGGAGGAGcagggggtggcggtggcggagaaGGAAGCGGTTGCGGTGGAGAAGTGggatgaagagaggaagagggaggcggCGCTGCAGGGGGCCGAGAAGGAGGCGGCGCAGCGGGGAGGCGAGAAGGAGCCGCAGGTCGCGCAAGACCATGAGATGGAGTCGACCGAGGAGGAGGGCGGCCACTTCCTGCCGCCGAGGATGGCCGCCACCACCATGGCAGTTTCCAAGACGGCCATCGAGCGCCGCTGCTCGACGGATGGCTCGGACGGCCCCAGGCGCCTCTCGCCCGAGGAGGACGCCGAGCTCCCAGCCCCTCTCAACCTCTCCCGCGGCAAGGACGCGGACGGCGACGACTACGGCGCTGGGCTCTTCAATGGAGGCCGCTCCGACTTGCCAGCTG GCGAGATGGGTGGCAAGGGCAAAAGTTTGGCGAGCTGTTCCTGTGTCTCAAGACGCGGCCCCGATAGGGTTGCTGCTCCGAAACGCGAG AAAACAAGCCTATACAAGACAGATATATCATGTATCTAA